aAATGGTTTATTTCAGTCAGGCCAAAACACTGTTAAAACACTGATATAACAAATTTTATGGTTTAAAAAGcgatgaaaaaagaaacaagctgTAGGCAGGAAAAAGAACTGTGAAATACACTTTTTGTTTGGTATATCATTTCTTGGTGTATATGAAgttataaacaatatttaagaaaataaaccTATTACAATCCACACTTCAAATTAAGACtgcaaaaagcttttatttaaatagaataGTAAAAAATAGTAGACCCTGAACAAAGCATGTTTCTGCATCCAATTATTCAttcacttttaaaatatttcttttatgcaatatacattttttttttactatttttttatttttatatgtgcTTTGCATTAGGTATTATATGTTTTCCTACTGGAGAGCATCTCTtaacataatgtttttttttttttaacaaacaaaatctTTTTGAGCATGTGCagagaaaacagaaatgttaaaaaattattaatcagATTAGACATTGGTGTTAGCAAAGAAGGCATGGAGTATCATCCACATTATAATTCATTCTATTTCATGTTCCGAAAACTGTCAGTCAAAGGGTGCtgcaaatcaaaaacaaaaacaaacttaatacataaaaaggaaaaaaaaaatgctttattctGTTGGTTCAACTTTTGACACAAATCTTAATATTTTATTCCTAATTTCTTTAGTTCTAAAACAATATACAAAAGGATTTACTAAAGCAGGACCAATAATTGACCCAATTCTCAGGCCATTCCGTTCCTCAAGTGATAAGGCTAATCCAATCCTGGTTATGACTGCTAGAATAAATATAGGTCCATAATAgcaaattattacaattaaatgACTTAGACAAGTATGAAACACTTTTGTCTTGCTACCTTTTAAGGTCATTTTGACAACAACAATAACTATCTTTAAATAAGATAAACAAATGAAAGTGAATGTTCCAAACATCAGTATAAAGGTGAAACTTGATATCAATTCAAAATAGGGGGTTGGATCTATACAACTAGTTCTGACAACAGCTGCGTAATCACAGAAAACATACTTTACAGTTGAGGAGCATAATGGTAAAGGAATCACAGTAACAGGAACAATTGATATTGCAACAAAACCCAATATCCATATTAAAAATGTCAGAATAATGGAGCGAATGTTTGTTAGAATTGCATGGTAGTGCAGTGGCTTGATTATGGCAATTAATCGGTCAAAAGCCATAACTGAAATAGTAAAGACCTCCATCACGAAACATAAACTAAAGCCATACATTTGAAAGATGCATGATATATAAGTTATTGTTTTATAGCCAACTATTAGAATGCCTATCATAGTTGGACATGAACATGTACAGTAGAGCATGTCCACAATTGCTAAATTGCAGATGAAGAGATACATTGGTTGATGTAGCTGTTTATCAACAACAATGAAGCATATGTTTGCCAGGTTTGCAAGCATTGTAAGAATATATGCAGCAAGTATGACACAACCAACAATCACTGGTTTTTCTACAGTGTCAAATCCTGTAAGAACAAATTGATCAATTTTTTTACGGGAAATATTTTGATCCATGGCCTGCTGTACTCTTTAGTAGTAAACACAGTATacaagttattttttatatcataatACTTCACAAGATTCTACAATTGTAAGTTAttttaatccatccatcctcttGTGTTCCTTGCTTTCTCTGTGAGTCATCTAAAGTGTGAGCATCAAGAAGTTACTCAGTGTCCAGgcaacagaaacagaaacgACCATAGTACACATCTATCCAAAACAGACTGTGAAAGGCTCTTCAAATGGCTCTTTATATAATTCAGTTGGAACCATCTCATTGGTTTAACATATATATTATGCTTCTATTCTTAACCCTATGAGCCAATCTAAAATTAGTCGCAAGATTCCCGCAGGGCCACCTTATTTACAGTTCATCATAATAGTCAATTATAATTCAGGGTCATGATGCTATCCAAAGAATTGGTGtccataattataatttaaaaaaagtaacatgTTGTTTTCAAAAGCTTAAAGTGGATATATAAATTCATatcaagtaataaaaataaatatgccaAAATAATTACCCACCCACACTGTACCTAGATAAGAGATTAATATACAATACATCCAGAAAGCATCCAGACACcgtattttttaatgtatttttaatgtattaattaattttttacaaactAATGAaggcaaattaaaaaaaaaatcatgagtGCCGTGTCCAGAGCTCTCACCTCATCCCACTAAAccctttataattatttataatgtggGCGATGCTCCAGACCTTCTCTCCTAACATCACTGTCTAATCTAACTATTGTTTTCTTTacctgaataagcacaaatgtcTATAGTCCTGCTTTAAAATATAATGGGAAGCTTTCCCAAAAAACTCAGGTTGTGATAACATCTTTGGAATAGAATGTTCAACAAGATCATATAAGTGTGATGGCTGGTGTCCATGGCTGGTTTATCTGCTCTAGGGGAGAGAATTGAGATTGCCCATgaaactaaatatttatttattcattcatttatccattcatttcTCCTCCAGATTTTCTGCCAATAGTTTCATAATCCAACTGTGAAACAAAATATCACAAACAGTTCCTGAGTCTGCCCTGATGC
The DNA window shown above is from Silurus meridionalis isolate SWU-2019-XX chromosome 12, ASM1480568v1, whole genome shotgun sequence and carries:
- the LOC124394298 gene encoding olfactory receptor 6F1-like; protein product: MDQNISRKKIDQFVLTGFDTVEKPVIVGCVILAAYILTMLANLANICFIVVDKQLHQPMYLFICNLAIVDMLYCTCSCPTMIGILIVGYKTITYISCIFQMYGFSLCFVMEVFTISVMAFDRLIAIIKPLHYHAILTNIRSIILTFLIWILGFVAISIVPVTVIPLPLCSSTVKYVFCDYAAVVRTSCIDPTPYFELISSFTFILMFGTFTFICLSYLKIVIVVVKMTLKGSKTKVFHTCLSHLIVIICYYGPIFILAVITRIGLALSLEERNGLRIGSIIGPALVNPFVYCFRTKEIRNKILRFVSKVEPTE